The genomic interval GAATATATTCAGATACAGTTACACCAACCTCTTTTTGAAAAATACGATGATAGTGATACTTTGAAAATCTAGCAAACTGAGCAATACTTTCTAAGGATAGTTCTTCATGTAAGTTTTTCTCTATATACTCAATCGTCTTT from Aneurinibacillus migulanus carries:
- a CDS encoding helix-turn-helix transcriptional regulator, translated to MSYSPIIQKTIEYIEKNLHEELSLESIAQFARFSKYHYHRIFQKEVGVTVSEYI